The sequence CAAAGGAGCGTATTTGCATTGTAGGTGATTATGATGTAGATGGAATAACTGCTTGTTCAATACTGATAAACTTTTTTCAAGAAATAGGTGCAAACGTAACATACTACATACCAAAAAGAGAAGACGGTTATGGTTTGTCGCTTGCCGCGATAAAGTATGCACATCAAAAAAGAGCAAAATTAATTATAACTGTAGATAATGGTATTTCCAGCCAGGATGAAATTGAATTTGCAAAACAACTGGGTATGGATGTAATTATTACAGATCACCATGAACCAAACACCATACCAAATGCATATGCAGTTGTGAATCCAAAGATGAAAAATTCTAAATACCCATTTAGTGAACTTGCAGGAGTGGGTGTGGCTTTTAATTTTTTACTTGCTTTGAGAAAAACGTTGAGAGAGAGAAATTTTTTCACAAAAGAGCCAAATCTTGCAAACTATTTAGACCTTGTGAGTCTGGGTACGCTTGCAGATGTTGTACCACTTGTTGATGTTAATAGAGTATTTGTAAAGTATGGCCTATCAAAAAGCTCAAAAGCATTGGATAAATTAAAAGCTGTTTCAAATATCTCAAGCAATTTGAGTACTTATGATGTTGCATACAAAATAGCACCAAGAATAAATTCTGCTGGTAGGCTAGCTGATGCCAATTTGGCCATAGATTTGTTTACAACAACTCAAGAAATTAAGATGCTAAAAATAGCAAGCTGGTTGGATGAATTAAATATAAAAAGAAAACGTCTACAACAGGCAATTTTGCAGGAAGCAAAATCAATGGTGCCAAGCGCAAACCATTACGATGCAATTGTTGTAAGCGGTAAGTGGCATAAAGGAGTTATTGGTATAGTTGCAGGAAACCTTGCTCATTTTTATAGAAAGCCTTCCATTGTTATATCGGAAGATAACTATTTATGTGTTGGAAGTGGAAGAAGTGTCGAATCTATAAACCTATTTGAGATTATAAAGCGTCATGAGAATTTGCTTGATAAATTTGGTGGTCATAAATTGGCTGTTGGGCTTACGCTTAAAAAGGAATATATAGAACCATTTAGAGAAGCTATAAACAAAGAAGTCTCAAGGCTTAAAGTAAACGCTTCTTACAAGCTTAGGGTTGATTTATCCTGCAATATAAACATTTTTGATAATTCTGATTTTTTAGAAAATCTAAGAGAACTTGAACCATTTGGGGCAGGTCATGAAGAGCCGACTTTTTTTGTAAGAGGCGGNNNNNNNNNNTATTTTGAAAGATATACAGAAAAAACCTTACCATAATATTCTTTTTTTTGATTTCAATGGCAAAAGCAAATCGTTTGTGTCAACAGATGCCGATAACTTAAAAATAAATGAGCGCTACAGTATAGCTTTTTATATAACTTTTAATAAAACGTATTGCAATTTTACAATAAAAGATATATTTAAGGAGTAAATATGGGTTTTAGTGAAAATGCTATAACAGTATTAAAGTCGCGATATCTTAAAAAAAATGAACGTGGCGAGATTATAGAAACACCAGATGATATGCTAAAGCGAGTGAGCAAACACATAGCACAGGTAGAAAAAGACTTTGATTACTGGTTTGAGAAATTTTATGATTTAATGGCTTCACTTAAATTTTTACCAAATACACCTACTTTGATAAATGCAGGAAATCCATTGGGTCAGCTATCAGCATGTTTTGTGTTGCCTGTCGGTGATTCTATGGAAGAGATATTTGAAGCCGTAAAACAAACTGCAATTATACACAAAACTGGTGGTGGTACAGGTTTTTCTTTTAGTAGACTAAGACCAAAAGGTGAGGTGGTCCAATCTACAAAAGGTGTAGCATCTGGTCCTGTGTCATTTATGAAAGTATTTGATTGTGCTACTGAATCCGTAAAACAAGGTGGCGTAAGACGCGGTGCAAATATGGGAATTTTAAGGGTCGATCATCCAGATATCTTAGAGTTTATACACTGCAAAGAACAGGAAAATGCCATAACGAACTTTAATATAAGCGTTGCTATAACTGATGACTTCTTAGAAAAACTTAAAAATGATGAAGAATATGAACTAATAAATCCACATACAAAAAAGGTAGCAAGTAAGCTTAAAGCTTCATTTGTATGGGATGAGATTGCAAATAATGCATGGAAAAATGGTGAACCAGGTCTTGTTTTTATTGACAGAATCAACAAACTTCACACTTTAAAAGGTGTTGAAATTGAAGCAACAAATCCATGCGGTGAACAGCCTCTTTTAGCTTATGAATCTTGCAATTTAGGTTCTATAAATTTATCAAAATTTGTTAAAAATAGTTCAATTGACTGGGAAGATTTAAAAGAATGTGTTCACACTGCAGTACGTTTTTTGGATAATGTAATTGATGTTAATAGCTACCCGATTGAACAAATAAAAACAGAAACACTAAAAAATAGAAAAATAGGGCTGGGTATAATGGGATTTGCAGACATGCTTGTAGATCTAAACATTGCCTACAATAGCAAAGAAGGTGTTAAATTAGCAAGCGATGTGATGGGTTTTATACAAAAAGAAAGTCATGTTGCATCAAGCAATCTGGCAAGTCAGAGAGGCTGTTTCCCGGCCTATGAAAATAGCATCTTCAAAGATCAAAATATATTAATGCGTAATGCCACAACAACCACAATTGCCCCAACTGGCACAATATCTATGATAGCTGATTGTTCATCAGGTATCGAACCATACTTTACACTTGCTTATTACAAGCAGGTGCTTGACGGTAAAAAGTTAAAATATGTAAATGAAAGACTGCTTGATCGACTGCAATCAAGCGGTATTAATGTAGATGATTTTTTAGAAGAACTGATTGCAAATGGTGGAAGGCTTAAAGGTTTGGAATTGCCAAAATCCCTTGAAGATTTAAGCAAGATTTTTGTAACATCAATGGATATGGACTATACTGCCCACATCGACATGCAAGCGGCTTTTCAAAATTATACAGACAATGCTGTATCAAAAACAATAAACATGCCAAATTCTGCAACTGTAGATGATGTAAAAAAAGCATATTTTTACGCTATAGAAAAAGGTTTAAAAGGCTTAACTGTATACAGAGACGGCTCAAGAAGCG is a genomic window of Desulfurella sp. containing:
- the recJ gene encoding single-stranded-DNA-specific exonuclease RecJ; protein product: MNLEKRYNTKGELVEIIINEDFCNIENKKIKIGNSYHFLAIVKILNNRNISDIDRFLKPSLSHLYDPFLLSDMDLAVARTVRALIAKERICIVGDYDVDGITACSILINFFQEIGANVTYYIPKREDGYGLSLAAIKYAHQKRAKLIITVDNGISSQDEIEFAKQLGMDVIITDHHEPNTIPNAYAVVNPKMKNSKYPFSELAGVGVAFNFLLALRKTLRERNFFTKEPNLANYLDLVSLGTLADVVPLVDVNRVFVKYGLSKSSKALDKLKAVSNISSNLSTYDVAYKIAPRINSAGRLADANLAIDLFTTTQEIKMLKIASWLDELNIKRKRLQQAILQEAKSMVPSANHYDAIVVSGKWHKGVIGIVAGNLAHFYRKPSIVISEDNYLCVGSGRSVESINLFEIIKRHENLLDKFGGHKLAVGLTLKKEYIEPFREAINKEVSRLKVNASYKLRVDLSCNINIFDNSDFLENLRELEPFGAGHEEPTFFVRGG
- a CDS encoding vitamin B12-dependent ribonucleotide reductase codes for the protein MGFSENAITVLKSRYLKKNERGEIIETPDDMLKRVSKHIAQVEKDFDYWFEKFYDLMASLKFLPNTPTLINAGNPLGQLSACFVLPVGDSMEEIFEAVKQTAIIHKTGGGTGFSFSRLRPKGEVVQSTKGVASGPVSFMKVFDCATESVKQGGVRRGANMGILRVDHPDILEFIHCKEQENAITNFNISVAITDDFLEKLKNDEEYELINPHTKKVASKLKASFVWDEIANNAWKNGEPGLVFIDRINKLHTLKGVEIEATNPCGEQPLLAYESCNLGSINLSKFVKNSSIDWEDLKECVHTAVRFLDNVIDVNSYPIEQIKTETLKNRKIGLGIMGFADMLVDLNIAYNSKEGVKLASDVMGFIQKESHVASSNLASQRGCFPAYENSIFKDQNILMRNATTTTIAPTGTISMIADCSSGIEPYFTLAYYKQVLDGKKLKYVNERLLDRLQSSGINVDDFLEELIANGGRLKGLELPKSLEDLSKIFVTSMDMDYTAHIDMQAAFQNYTDNAVSKTINMPNSATVDDVKKAYFYAIEKGLKGLTVYRDGSRSVQVLVSESKQEKLQTIKRGRVLRGFTEKLKTSRGSLYVTVNTMGGKPVEVFANIGKSGGDISALSEAIGRLISIALQNGVDVEKIVSTLINITGAQPIWNEGRLIKSVPDAIAQVLKDHFLDKKVEKNYEECPECGGVLEEVEGCAVCKNCGYSRCS